Proteins from a single region of Seriola aureovittata isolate HTS-2021-v1 ecotype China chromosome 9, ASM2101889v1, whole genome shotgun sequence:
- the tmem106c gene encoding transmembrane protein 106C — MGTRWSRSGSSLSLLPERQCSGKRGEDKDSDNDSLDGLGRREDIAQFPYVEFTGKDSITCPTCQGTGRIPSGQVNELVALIPYSDQRLQPQRTKLYVVLSVVLCLLASLLAAFFLFPRSVVVVDDGIRSVTVRFDHSNMKVLMNMTSTLNISNPNFFSMLVQSVNCQVLYMNTVIGTQQLDNATTILPLSERQVNYTVHVEIGSSAPYVYAFCTMPSIKVHNIVIFVQTSVKTSYMVRTSQNSLEAYRYIDCGSNTTYHQTAQLLRHLSSTHSPATSLSAPLL, encoded by the exons ATGGGGACGCGGTGGTCTCGAAGCGGCAGCAGCCTGTCGCTTCTACCGGAGAGGCAGTGCTCTGGGAAACGGGGAGAGGACAAGGACTCCGATAACGACTCTTTGGATGGGCTCGGTAGACGGGAGGATATAGCCCAGTTCCCGTACGTGGAGTTCACCGGGAAGGACAGCATAACGTGTCCGACATGTCAAGGCACTGGACGGATACCTTCAG GTCAAGTGAATGAATTGGTTGCATTGATCCCATATAGTGACCAAAGACTGCAGCCCCAAAGAAC CAAGCTGTATGTGGTCTTGTCAGTTGTGCTGTGCCTCCTGGCCTCTTTGCTCGCtgccttcttcctcttccctcgCTCGGTGGTCGTGGTGGATGATGGGATACGCTCGGTGACTGTTCGCTTTGACCACTCCAATATGAAGGTCCTGATGAACATGACG agCACACTGAACATCAGCAACCCAAACTTTTTCTCCATGCTGGTTCAGAGTGTGAACTGCCAGGTCCTTTACATGAACACAGTCATTGGAACTCAGCAGCTGGACAACGCCACCACCATCCTGCCACTCAGCGAGCGTCAG GTGAACTACACTGTCCATGTGGAGATTGGAAGCAGTGCACCCTATGTCTA tgCCTTCTGCACCATGCCCAGCATCAAGGTCCACAACATTGTCATATTTGTGCA GACGTCAGTGAAAACCTCGTACATGGTGCGAACATCCCAGAACAGCCTCGAGGCCTATCGCTACATAGACTGCGGCTCCAACACCACATACCACCAGACAGCCCAGCTTCTCAGGCACCTCTCCTCCACCCACTCACCAGCCACATCGCTCAGCGCCCCTCTGCTGTGA
- the si:ch211-207e14.4 gene encoding interleukin-17 receptor D produces MWRAALVLYQFLTLSQPLWAQDDVAGAAIIPQDCSLDCIRQGRPECEYCRITRSDVKQALGFNSVAAFGSCIPWPCFELLGDIDTKICQHYVQAPNEVKVESVHEPSPTSDTIVVSWKPSYYGIAFLRGFQVSLQVLGGATIACQLFLFQRNLSLPASHAQRVYKSDPFPGLPLGSQYAVTVMALPVPEEWEKFYHSKIFSTRSCAEKNGLEQCKKDWYPEHVEVQQEGTAINVTFNLAPPNLGITSYFSLCYAKGMKKYTVITPNFTSNKTHHSYQLDDLQEGTNYTCEIAANQVDAVRKPFTIQVMHIQKDGDLPLSFTLSLALMLPLCLAVVAILVVLLSVFTRRRSKLQMKELDIKPDIIKQYQENGTQEEMVLLPSTRLTPPRLLICYSSYDGPAHVKAVMQLGAFIQQHMATQVFLDLWDSLSVAEEGSMAWHCQKIRESDFILVICSQGLNHRPESPEPESDDEDVEANRGLNFGSNTFNSNAAVQLIGEEVGRAKARGQDLSKYMAAIFEYSEETDIPTELRLVSHYTLTSDLPLLFSHLHGVALHRPGGYLKINHISEEGFAKLPAGAALQWAIYEAGMAMRAKR; encoded by the exons ATGTGGAGGGCAGCTCTAGTTTTGTACCAGTTCTTGACACTCAGTCAGCCTCTCTGGGCTCAAGATGATGTCGCAGGCGCTGCTATCATTCCTCAGGACTGCAGTCTGGACTGTATTCGACAG GGAAGGCCAGAATGTGAATACTGCAGAATAACCAGAAGTGATGTCAAGCAGGCTCTGGGTTTTAACTCTGTTGCAGCATTTGGAA GTTGTATACCATGGCCGTGTTTTGAGTTGCTAGGAGACATAGACACTAAAATCTGCCAGCACTATGTCCAGGCGCCAAATGAAGTGAAAGTTGAATCTGTCCATGAGCCGAGCCCGACTTCTGACACTATTGTTGTCTCCTGGAAGCCCAGTTACTATG ggatCGCCTTCCTGCGAGGCTTTCAGGTCTCCCTCCAGGTGTTGGGAGGGGCCACTATTGCCTGTCAGCTTTTTCTATTCCAGCGTAACCTCTCCCTCCCAGCTTCACATGCTCAAAGG GTGTACAAGTCGGACCCTTTCCCCGGCCTCCCCCTTGGGTCCCAGTATGCTGTTACCGTCATGGCTCTGCCGGTGCCTGAGGAGTGGGAGAAGTTCTACCACAGCAAGATCTTCTCCACTCGCT CGTGTGCAGAGAAGAACGGTCTTGAGCAGTGCAAAAAgg ACTGGTACCCTGAACATGTTGAGGTCCAGCAGGAGGGGACTGCTATCaatgtgacctttaacctggCTCCCCCAAACCTGGGCATCACAAGCTACTTTTCACTTTGTTACGCGAAGGGAATGAAGAAATACACAGTTATAACacct AATTTCACCAGTAACAAAACTCACCACAGCTACCAGCTGGATGACCTTCAAGAAGGAACCAATTACACTTGTGAG ATTGCAGCTAATCAAGTGGATGCAGTGAGGAAACCATTCACTATTCAGGTCATGCACATTCAGAAAG ACGGTGACTTGCcgctctctttcactctctccttgGCTCTGATGCTTCCACTGTGCCTGGCTGTGGTGGCCATACTTGTGGTCTTACTGTCTGTCTTCACCAGGAGAAGGTCCAAGCTACAGATGAAGGAACTGGACATAAAACCAG ATATTATCAAGCAATATCAGGAGAACGGGACTCAGGAGGAAATGGTATTATTGCCCAGTACCAGGCTGACCCCGCCTCGTCTTCTGATTTGCTACAGCAGCTACGATGGCCCCGCTCATGTCAAAGCAGTCATGCAGTTAGGGGCCTTCATACAGCAGCACATGGCCACTCAG GTGTTCCTGGACCTGTGGGACTCTCTGAGCGTGGCTGAGGAGGGCAGCATGGCCTGGCACTGCCAGAAGATCCGGGAGAGCGACTTTATCTTGGTGATCTGTTCTCAGGGCCTTAACCACAGACCTGAGTCTCCAGAGCCAGAGAGCGACGATGAGGATGTGGAGGCAAACAGGGGCTTGAACTTTGGGTCCAACACATTTAACTCTAATGCAGCCGTTCAACTTATTGGAGAGGAGGTGGGCCGAGCCAAAGCCAGAGGTCAGGACCTGTCCAAATACATGGCAGCCATTTTTGAGTACTCTGAGGAGACAGACATCCCCACCGAGCTGAGGCTGGTATCTCACTACACACTGACAAGTGACTTACCGCTGCTCTTCTCCCACCTCCATGGAGTGGCTCTGCACAGGCCTGGGGGTTACCTGAAGATAAACCACATCTCAGAGGAAGGGTTTGCCAAGTTACCAGCCGGAGCAGCTCTGCAGTGGGCTATCTATGAGGCCGGAATGGCAATGAGGGCCAAAAGATAA
- the LOC130175019 gene encoding PTB domain-containing engulfment adapter protein 1-like, translating into MSDTSEDDNEITFQVKFLGRVEVVRPDGLQILDEAAQRLKTPDEYVPEKTAKKSKVDLFLSLSGIDILENKTKFLLYTCPLSTVSFCALLPSSTKVFGFVARHPAADMYHCYLFQSKKFSHVLVSIIGDAFRASKKEKSIRGGRDLIVEALRHKNKMLQRENSELKRRLEGQTD; encoded by the exons ATGAGTGACACTTCAGAGGATGACAATGAGATCACCTTTCAGGTTAAG TTCCTTGGGCGAGTTGAAGTAGTTCGCCCTGATGGACTACAGATCCTGGATGAAGCAGCTCAGCGCCTCAAG ACACCTGATGAATATGTTCCAGAAAAGACAGCCAAGAAGAGCAAAGTTGACCTCTTCCTGTCTCTAAGTGGGAtagacattttggaaaacaaaaccaag TTCTTGTTGTACACATGCCCTCTCTCCACTGTCTCCTTCTGTGCCCTGCTACCATCCTCAACCAAAGTCTTTGGCTTCGTAGCCAGACACCCTGCAGCCGACATGTACCACTGCTATCTCTTCCAGAGCAAGAAATTT tctcatgTGCTGGTCTCAATTATCGGTGATGCTTTCCGAGCATCgaaaaaggagaaaagcatCAGGGGAGGACGAGACCTTATAGTGGAGGCTCTCAGACATAAG AATAAAATGCTGCAGAGGGAGAAttcagagctgaagaggaggCTCGAAGGACAAACTGACTAA
- the sars1 gene encoding serine--tRNA ligase, cytoplasmic yields the protein MVLDLDQFRTDKGGDPEIVREIQRKRFKDVTLVDKLVAADTEWRKCRFTADNLNKAKNLCSKSIGEKMKKKEPVGDDDTVPEEVQNLESLTAETLSALTVTQIKKVRLLVDEAVEKSDKERIRLEAERFEYLREIGNVLHPSVPISNDEDADNKVERTWGDCTVQKKYSHVDLVVMIDGFDGERGAVVAGSRGYFLKGPLVFLEQALINYALRILYSKKYTMLYTPFFMRKEVMQEVAQLSQFDEELYKVIGKGSEKSDDSSIDEKYLIATSEQPIAAFLREEWLKPEDLPIRYAGFSTCFRQEVGSHGRDTRGIFRVHQFEKIEQFVYASPHDGKSWEMFDEMIGTAEEFYQSLGIPYRIVNIVSGALNHAASKKLDLEAWFPGSAAFRELVSCSNCTDYQARRLRIRYGQTKKMMDKAEFVHMLNATMCASTRVMCAILENYQTEEGIVVPEKLRDFMPPGLTEIIKFVKPAPIDQEMSKKAKKQQDGGKKKKQGGDQLPNAMETMSVNDS from the exons ATGGTGCTTGACTTGGACCAGTTTCGTACCGACAAAGGCGGCGATCCAGAAATCGTCCGTGAGATTCAGAGGAAGAGGTTTAAAGATGTTACTCTCGTCGATAAACTGGTCGCCGCAGATACAGAGTGGAGAAAAT GCCGCTTCACTGCAGACAACCTCAACAAAGCAAAGAACCTCTGCAGCAAGAGCattggagagaaaatgaag AAGAAGGAACCAGTTGGGGATGATGACACTGTACCAGAAGAAGTACAGAACCTGGAGTCCCTAACAGCTGAAACACTATCG GCCCTAACAGTAACTCAGATCAAGAAGGTGCGTTTATTGGTGGACGAGGCCGTGGAGAAATCTGACAAGGAGAGGATAAGGCTGGAGGCTGAGCGCTTTGAGTACCTGAGGGAGATCGGCAACGTTTTGCACCCATCTGTACCCATCAGCAATGATGAG GATGCCGACAACAAGGTGGAGCGTACCTGGGGCGACTGCACTGTCCAAAAGAAGTACTCCCACGTTGACCTGGTGGTCATGATTGATGGCtttgatggagagagaggagcagtcGTGGCTGGGAGCAGAGGTTACTTTTTGAAG GGGCCACTGGTGTTTCTGGAGCAGGCTCTGATCAATTACGCCTTAAGGATCCTCTACAGCAAGAAGTACACCATGCTCTACACGCCGTTCTTCATGAGGAAAGAGGTCATGCAGGAGGTCGCCCAGCTCAGCCAGTTTGATGAAGAGCTTTACAAG GTCATCGGTAAGGGCAGCGAGAAGTCAGACGACAGCTCCATAGATGAGAAGTACCTCATCGCCACCTCTGAGCAGCCAATCGCAGCCTTCCTGAGGGAAGAGTGGCTCAAACCCGAGGACCTGCCCATCCGCTACGCCGGCTTCTCCACCTgcttcagacaggaagtgggctCCCACGGCCGAGACACCCGCGGGATCTTCAGGGTGCACCAGTTTGAAAAG atTGAGCAGTTTGTCTATGCCTCCCCACATGATGGCAAATCATGGGAGATGTTTGATGAGATGATCGGGACGGCAGAAGAGTTCTACCAGTCACTAGGAATTCCCTATCGCATTGTCAACATTGTCTCTG GTGCCCTGAATCATGCAGCCAGTAAGAAGCTGGATCTGGAGGCCTGGTTCCCCGGCTCAGCTGCTTTCAGAGAGCTGGTCTCCTGCTCAAACTGCACTGACTACCAAGCCAGGCGCCTCCGCATCCGCTACGGACAGACCAAAAAGATGATGGACAAG gCGGAGTTTGTGCACATGTTGAATGCCACCATGTGCGCCAGCACACGTGTGATGTGTGCCATCCTGGAGAATTACCAAACCGAAGAAGGCATCGTTGTTCCAGAGAAGCTCAGGGATTTCATGCCTCCTG GTTTGACAGAGATCATTAAGTTCGTCAAGCCCGCTCCTATTGATCAGGAGATGTCtaaaaaagcaaagaaacagcaggatggagggaagaagaagaagcaggggGGAGACCAGCTGCCTAATGCAATGGAGACCATGTCCGTCAACGATTCATAG
- the cav4b gene encoding caveolin-2, whose protein sequence is MMMVSDDCLVECKIDDDSEEDDGGGEQMTTPPPPPEFASKAPTPAPKPPSPPTAPATPAPTPTHPVNRDPYGINKHLQVEVSDVLAEPATPRSIDQVWIYSVTGFESARVWTYRCLTLLFAVPFALLCGIFLAVLACLHVWFVVPCIQLSNTFLPCLRSLCMCALNVVISPFCMSAALCCSQIALSLSNKDWHLMRDKEAVGV, encoded by the exons atgatgatggtgagtgACGACTGTCTTGTGGAGTGTAAGATCGATGACGACAGCGAGGAAGAtgacggaggaggagagcagatgaccactcctcctcctcctccagagttTGCTTCCAAAGCCCCGACTCCAGCGCCCAAACCTCCGAGCCCTCCCACAGCGCCTGCTACACCcgcacccacacccacccatcCTGTCAACAGGGACCCTTACGGCATCAACAAGCACCTACAG GTGGAGGTCAGTGACGTGCTGGCAGAACCTGCTACACCTCGGAGCATAGACCAAGTGTGGATTTACAGTGTCACTGGCTTTGAGAGTGCTCGCGTCTGGACGTACCGCTGCCTCACCCTGCTGTTCGCCGTGCCCTTCGCTCTCCTCTGTGGCATCTTCCTGGCCGTTCTCGCTTGTCTACACGTCTG GTTTGTGGTGCCTTGCATACAGCTGAGCAACACCTTCCTTCCATGCCTGCGgtccctgtgtatgtgtgctctgAACGTGGTTATCTCTCCCTTTTGTATGTCTGCCGCACTCTGCTGCAGCCAAATCGCCCTTTCACTGTCTAACAAGGACTGGCATCTAATGAGGGACAAAGAGGCTGTAGGCGTGTGA
- the fam50a gene encoding protein FAM50A: MAQYKGAASEAGRAMQLMKKREKEREQLEQLKQKIAEDNMVKSNIDKKFSAHYDAVEAELKSSTVGLVTLNDMKAKQEALVKEREKQLAKKEQSKELQLKLEKQKEKKRKEEQKRKIASLSFNPEDEEDEEEENEEEEQDYVPAKKKLGKNPDVDTSFLPDRDREEEENRLREELRQEWELKQEKIKSEEIEITFSYWDGSGHRKTVKMKKGNTIQNFLQRALEVLRKDFSELRSAGVEQLMYIKEDLIIPHHHSFYDFIVTKARGKSGPLFSFDVHDDIRLVNDATVEKDESHAGKVVLRSWYEKNKHIFPASRWEPYDPEKKWDKYTIR, encoded by the exons ATGGCGCAGTACAAAGGAGCAGCCAGCGAGGCTGGAAGAGCCATGCAGCTGATGAAGAaacgagagaaagaaagggaacaGCTCGAACAGCTGAAGCAGAAGATCGCAGAG GACAACATGGTCAAGTCTAACATTGATAAGAAATTCTCAGCTCACTATGATGCTGTAGAGGCTGAGCTCAAGTCCAGCACAGTTG GTCTGGTGACACTGAATGACATGAAGGCCAAGCAGGAGGCGctggtgaaggagagagagaaacagctggcCAAGAAGGAGCAGTCCAAGGAACTCCAGCT CAAACtagagaagcagaaagagaagaagagaaaagaggaacagaagaggaaaatagCTAGTTTGTCCTTTAATCCTGAAGacgaagaagatgaagaagaggaaaatgaggaagaagagcaggacT ATGTTCCAGCTAAGAAGAAACTGGGGAAAAACCCAGATGTGGACACAAGTTTCCTTCCCGATCGAGACAGAGAG gagGAAGAGAATCGTCTCAGAGAGGAACTCAGGCAGGAGTGGGAGCTCAAACAGGAGAAGATTAAGA GCGAGGAGATTGAGATTACATTCAGCTACTGGGATGGTTCTGGACATCGTAAGACTGTCAAG ATGAAGAAGGGTAATACCATCCAGAACTTCCTGCAGAGGGCCCTGGAGGTCCTCAGGAAGGACTTCAGTGAGCTCAG GTCTGCTGGAGTGGAGCAGCTGATGTACATCAAAGAGGATCTCATAATCCCACAT CACCACAGTTTTTACGACTTCATCGTGACCAAAGCCAGAGGCAAATCTG GTCCGCTGTTCAGCTTTGACGTCCACGATGACATTCGACTTGTGAACGACGCCACTGTAGAGAAAGATGAG TCTCATGCAGGTAAAGTGGTGCTGAGGAGCTGGTACGAGAAGAACAAGCACATCTTCCCTGCCAGTCGCTGGGAGCCGTACGACCCTGAGAAGAAATGGGACAAATACACA attcgATGA